A single region of the Marinobacter salinus genome encodes:
- a CDS encoding GMC family oxidoreductase, with the protein MSLTDRIAQGLASGWKVTDGATLTENQTHEADVVVVGTGAGGGTTAEILAKSGLSVILVEEGRLYYQKDFKMDELTSYANLYQEGMSRVTKDGAIAILQGRCVGGSTTVNWTSSFRTPDETLTYWSEKFGLDNLTPDAMAPWFEGREERHSMAPWQVAPNVNNDVLRQGCEKLGYKWQIIPRNVKGCWNLGYCGVGCPTNAKQGALMTTIPGALDNQARLFHGLRAERLVMNQDRIEHLQASAMNSDGVEPSGVTVTLKARHFVVAASAIGSPGLLLRSEIPDPFRRIGKRSFIHPVNATVAQMPEKVDPFYGAPQSIYSDEFNFKNGVNGPVGFKLEVPPLHPAMSSGVIPGHGRAQIDAMTGLPWTQSVLALIRDGFHPESPGGTVSIRDDGSPMLDYPVTDYLWKGLREAFYTMAEIQFAAGAKKVRLVHLDSDWYDNWADAKTAIANIAMEPHRVRLFTAHQMGGCGMGSDPENSVVNGFGEHHHVSNLSVHDASIFPTSIGANPQLSVYALAARNSSRLAHRLGR; encoded by the coding sequence ATGTCGTTAACCGATCGTATTGCCCAGGGCCTTGCATCAGGCTGGAAAGTGACTGACGGCGCTACCCTGACCGAGAACCAGACCCACGAGGCAGACGTGGTTGTTGTCGGCACCGGAGCGGGGGGAGGCACCACCGCAGAAATCCTGGCAAAAAGCGGTCTGTCGGTGATTCTGGTAGAAGAAGGACGGCTGTATTACCAGAAAGACTTCAAAATGGATGAACTCACGTCCTACGCCAACCTTTACCAGGAAGGCATGAGTCGGGTCACCAAGGATGGCGCCATCGCCATACTGCAGGGTCGCTGTGTCGGCGGATCCACCACCGTCAACTGGACATCCAGCTTCCGCACTCCTGACGAGACCCTGACCTATTGGTCAGAAAAATTTGGTCTGGACAACCTGACACCGGATGCCATGGCTCCCTGGTTTGAAGGGCGCGAAGAGCGGCATTCCATGGCACCCTGGCAAGTGGCCCCCAACGTCAACAACGACGTCCTGCGCCAGGGCTGTGAAAAGCTCGGCTACAAATGGCAGATCATTCCGAGAAATGTTAAGGGCTGCTGGAACCTTGGTTACTGCGGTGTCGGCTGCCCCACCAATGCCAAGCAGGGGGCCCTGATGACCACTATCCCCGGCGCCCTGGACAACCAGGCCCGGTTATTCCACGGACTTCGCGCCGAACGCCTGGTAATGAATCAGGACCGAATTGAGCACCTGCAGGCGAGCGCCATGAACAGCGATGGCGTCGAGCCGTCCGGAGTGACAGTCACCTTGAAGGCTCGCCATTTTGTGGTGGCGGCCAGCGCCATCGGCTCGCCGGGGCTGTTGCTACGCTCGGAGATTCCCGATCCCTTCCGGAGGATTGGCAAGCGGTCGTTCATCCATCCTGTCAATGCCACCGTCGCGCAAATGCCCGAAAAAGTAGATCCGTTCTATGGTGCACCCCAGTCGATCTATTCCGACGAGTTCAACTTCAAAAACGGCGTTAATGGACCAGTCGGATTCAAGCTCGAAGTACCGCCCTTGCATCCGGCAATGTCTTCCGGGGTCATTCCTGGGCACGGGCGAGCCCAGATTGACGCCATGACCGGCCTGCCCTGGACCCAGTCCGTCCTTGCCCTGATCCGGGACGGTTTTCATCCGGAGAGCCCAGGCGGCACAGTATCGATCAGGGACGACGGTAGCCCGATGCTGGACTATCCGGTGACAGATTACCTCTGGAAGGGTTTAAGGGAAGCTTTCTACACCATGGCCGAAATCCAGTTTGCCGCTGGTGCGAAAAAGGTACGACTAGTGCACCTTGACTCCGACTGGTACGACAACTGGGCAGACGCCAAAACTGCCATCGCCAATATCGCCATGGAGCCCCATCGCGTTCGCTTGTTTACCGCCCACCAGATGGGTGGCTGCGGCATGGGATCCGATCCGGAGAATTCAGTGGTGAATGGCTTTGGCGAGCACCACCACGTGAGCAACCTCAGCGTTCACGATGCCTCCATCTTCCCGACCAGCATTGGCGCCAACCCCCAGTTGTCTGTCTATGCGCTGGCAGCGAGAAACAGTTCCCGACTGGCTCACCGTTTGGGCCGTTAA
- a CDS encoding YfhL family 4Fe-4S dicluster ferredoxin → MALIITDECINCDVCEPECPNEAISAGDEIYVIDPNKCTECVGHYDEPQCQQVCPVDCIPLDPAHEESKEQLMEKYHRLTGS, encoded by the coding sequence ATGGCCCTGATCATTACTGACGAGTGCATCAACTGCGACGTCTGTGAGCCCGAGTGCCCCAACGAGGCAATCTCGGCGGGTGACGAAATCTACGTGATTGATCCGAATAAGTGCACCGAGTGCGTCGGGCATTATGATGAGCCCCAGTGCCAGCAAGTGTGCCCGGTGGATTGCATCCCCCTGGACCCGGCTCACGAGGAAAGCAAAGAGCAGTTGATGGAAAAATACCACCGACTGACCGGAAGCTGA
- a CDS encoding c-type cytochrome: MKKLIAGVVLGVSLTAMAHGAGDPQAGEQNAAVCAGCHGQGGQKPIMGAYPKLSGLGEKYLHNQLVAIQSGDRAIPEMTGLLDGKSDQELQDLAAYFDGQDMVVSQADPDLIDQGAALYRGGNMASGVPACAGCHNPKGLGNEPGGYPRLGGQNADYVTKQLQAYRDGTRAAGANAAIMMDVAAKLTDAEIKAVANYVSGLN; this comes from the coding sequence ATGAAAAAACTGATCGCAGGAGTTGTTCTCGGTGTTAGCCTCACAGCGATGGCTCACGGGGCAGGAGATCCTCAAGCGGGCGAACAGAACGCAGCGGTATGTGCCGGTTGTCATGGTCAGGGTGGCCAGAAGCCGATCATGGGTGCCTATCCCAAGCTTTCGGGCCTGGGCGAAAAATATTTACATAATCAGCTGGTGGCCATTCAATCGGGTGATCGTGCGATTCCCGAAATGACCGGTCTCCTGGACGGCAAGTCTGACCAGGAGTTGCAGGATCTGGCGGCCTATTTTGATGGCCAGGATATGGTTGTCAGCCAGGCTGACCCTGATCTGATCGATCAGGGAGCGGCACTCTACCGGGGTGGCAATATGGCTTCGGGCGTGCCTGCGTGTGCCGGCTGCCATAACCCCAAGGGCCTTGGCAACGAGCCGGGCGGCTACCCGCGTCTGGGTGGTCAGAATGCGGATTACGTGACCAAGCAGTTGCAGGCATATCGTGACGGAACCCGGGCGGCTGGTGCCAACGCGGCCATCATGATGGACGTGGCTGCAAAGCTGACGGATGCAGAGATTAAAGCCGTTGCCAATTACGTGTCCGGCCTGAACTGA
- a CDS encoding TetR/AcrR family transcriptional regulator, giving the protein MKTRDKILLSSLELFNERGERNVTTNHIAAHLAISPGNLYYHFRNKSDIIYEIFLEYEKLVDFYLDIPEDRSMTLEDMTFYLESVFDGLWSYRFFHRDLEYLLDSDQRLRRDYRDFTNRCLAAISRIFEKLAEAGIIEAQPEDLRAAMSLNVWLVITNWMAYLKTAHASEDSANPTLDELKQGIYQVLTLEIPYLMADYREQVMALREKYRPSLPG; this is encoded by the coding sequence ATGAAAACCAGAGATAAAATTCTGCTCTCCAGCCTTGAGCTGTTTAACGAGCGCGGGGAGCGCAACGTAACCACGAATCATATTGCCGCCCACCTGGCGATTTCGCCGGGCAACCTGTACTACCACTTCCGTAACAAGTCGGACATCATTTACGAGATTTTCCTGGAATATGAAAAGCTGGTGGACTTCTACCTGGATATTCCGGAAGACCGGTCAATGACGCTGGAAGACATGACGTTTTATCTGGAATCGGTGTTTGACGGCTTGTGGAGTTACCGGTTTTTTCACCGTGATCTGGAGTATCTGCTGGATAGTGATCAGCGCCTGCGTCGGGACTACCGGGACTTTACCAACCGGTGCCTGGCTGCCATCAGCCGTATTTTCGAGAAGCTGGCGGAAGCGGGCATTATCGAGGCTCAGCCGGAGGATCTTCGTGCCGCAATGTCGCTCAATGTCTGGCTGGTTATTACCAACTGGATGGCGTACCTGAAAACCGCACACGCTAGTGAAGATTCCGCCAACCCCACACTGGATGAGCTGAAGCAGGGCATTTATCAGGTTCTGACACTCGAGATTCCTTATCTGATGGCGGATTATCGAGAGCAGGTTATGGCTCTGAGAGAAAAGTACCGACCGTCCTTGCCGGGGTAA
- the yihA gene encoding ribosome biogenesis GTP-binding protein YihA/YsxC, translating to MDPDLTQKTISFNSARFLISASRLDECPPDFGAEVAFAGRSNAGKSSAMNAITANGKLARTSKTPGRTRLINFFSLNREGCRLVDLPGYGYAKVSRDMKDDWQRHLGHYLNDRRCLRGLVLVMDIRHPLTEFDQMMVEWCEHNNLPLMILATKADKLKFGQAKTAMLGIAKNLKSFSCVEHLIMFSATSKQGVEDCRAALTDWLEAEDTEETP from the coding sequence GTGGACCCTGATCTGACTCAAAAAACCATCTCTTTTAACAGTGCCCGTTTCCTGATCAGCGCTTCCAGGTTAGACGAGTGCCCGCCGGATTTCGGCGCTGAAGTTGCCTTTGCCGGCCGCTCCAATGCCGGAAAATCCAGTGCGATGAATGCGATCACCGCCAACGGCAAGCTGGCCCGGACGAGCAAAACGCCGGGGCGTACCCGCCTGATCAACTTCTTCTCACTCAACCGCGAAGGCTGCCGCCTGGTTGATCTGCCGGGCTACGGCTACGCCAAGGTCTCCCGGGACATGAAGGACGACTGGCAACGGCACCTGGGGCATTACCTGAACGACCGACGCTGCCTGCGCGGCCTCGTGCTGGTGATGGATATCCGCCACCCGCTAACCGAATTCGACCAAATGATGGTGGAATGGTGTGAACATAACAACCTTCCCCTGATGATTTTGGCGACCAAGGCAGACAAACTGAAATTCGGCCAGGCCAAGACCGCCATGCTGGGCATCGCGAAAAACCTGAAGTCGTTCTCGTGCGTTGAACATCTCATTATGTTTTCAGCCACCTCAAAGCAAGGTGTTGAGGACTGCCGTGCGGCACTGACAGATTGGCTGGAGGCAGAAGATACCGAAGAGACGCCCTGA
- the coaD gene encoding pantetheine-phosphate adenylyltransferase encodes MSKVIYPGTFDPITNGHTDLIERAGRMFDEIVVAIAYNPKKQPLLNLEERCELVRQATAHIPNVSVTGFSNLLADFVREQGATVILRGLRAVSDFEYEFQLADMNRRLAPEVESVFLTPANHLSYISSTLIREIASLGGDVSEFVDPAVEAALKQKFN; translated from the coding sequence ATGTCGAAAGTCATCTACCCGGGCACCTTCGATCCTATTACCAACGGCCACACCGACCTTATCGAGCGTGCCGGCCGCATGTTCGACGAAATCGTCGTTGCCATTGCCTATAACCCGAAGAAGCAGCCCCTGCTAAATCTCGAAGAACGCTGTGAACTGGTTCGCCAGGCTACTGCCCACATACCCAACGTCAGCGTTACCGGCTTTAGTAACCTGCTCGCAGACTTTGTGCGTGAACAGGGTGCCACCGTGATTCTCCGTGGCCTGCGCGCTGTCTCTGACTTCGAGTATGAGTTCCAGCTGGCCGACATGAACCGCCGACTGGCCCCGGAAGTGGAAAGCGTCTTCCTGACACCCGCTAACCACCTGTCCTACATCTCTTCGACCCTGATTCGGGAAATTGCGTCACTGGGTGGAGATGTCTCGGAATTCGTCGACCCCGCCGTAGAGGCCGCACTGAAACAGAAGTTTAACTGA
- the coaBC gene encoding bifunctional phosphopantothenoylcysteine decarboxylase/phosphopantothenate--cysteine ligase CoaBC, with amino-acid sequence MAAKRILLGITGGIAAYKSAELVRLLKKAGHSVRVVMTRGAEAFVTPLTFQALSGEPVRTSLLDSEAESGMGHIELAKWADQVVIAPASADFIARLAQGMADDLLTTLCCATEAPIAVAPAMNQAMWGNHRTRRNIELLQADPQVSLWGPDQGEQACGDTGPGRMLEPAVLAGLIDHENGHGPLAGKRVVITAGPTREPIDPVRYISNHSSGKMGYAVAAAARDAGATVVLISGPVNIPVPVGVEVRNVLTAEDMLRESAVAVDAGCDLFVATAAVADYRPETCAGDKIKKSSEQMSLPLVRNPDTLATIAAREDAPFTVGFAAETSDVARYATEKLQRKKLKMVVANDVSTPGMGFNSDNNVVTVFWPDGQEAIGPDSKQQIAARLVALIGEHLDRAAD; translated from the coding sequence ATGGCCGCCAAACGAATTCTGCTGGGGATAACCGGTGGCATCGCTGCCTACAAGAGCGCGGAACTGGTCCGCCTCCTCAAGAAGGCGGGGCATAGTGTGCGGGTCGTGATGACACGGGGTGCGGAGGCGTTTGTTACCCCATTAACCTTTCAGGCACTCAGTGGTGAACCGGTGCGCACCTCGCTGCTGGATTCTGAGGCGGAATCGGGGATGGGGCACATTGAGCTGGCTAAATGGGCGGATCAGGTCGTGATCGCTCCGGCATCAGCCGATTTTATTGCCCGGCTGGCCCAAGGCATGGCAGATGACCTGCTGACGACCCTGTGCTGTGCCACGGAAGCGCCTATTGCTGTTGCTCCGGCCATGAACCAGGCGATGTGGGGGAACCATCGTACCCGGCGGAATATTGAGCTGCTGCAGGCCGATCCCCAGGTCAGCCTGTGGGGACCGGATCAGGGGGAGCAGGCCTGTGGTGATACCGGGCCGGGGAGAATGCTGGAGCCGGCGGTACTGGCGGGGCTTATTGACCATGAAAATGGTCACGGACCGCTGGCGGGCAAGCGGGTTGTTATTACCGCTGGTCCCACCCGTGAGCCCATTGACCCGGTTCGTTACATCAGCAATCACAGCTCCGGGAAAATGGGCTACGCCGTCGCTGCCGCCGCTCGCGATGCCGGAGCAACAGTGGTTCTGATCAGTGGTCCGGTTAATATTCCGGTTCCGGTGGGGGTTGAGGTTCGTAACGTTTTGACCGCCGAGGATATGCTGCGTGAGTCTGCGGTTGCTGTGGATGCGGGTTGTGACCTTTTTGTTGCGACGGCTGCCGTTGCAGATTACCGCCCGGAAACCTGTGCCGGCGACAAGATCAAGAAATCCAGTGAGCAGATGTCCCTGCCGCTGGTGCGCAATCCTGACACTCTTGCCACCATTGCTGCCCGCGAGGACGCGCCCTTTACCGTCGGGTTTGCTGCCGAAACCAGCGATGTTGCTCGTTACGCTACTGAAAAACTGCAGCGCAAGAAGCTGAAGATGGTTGTGGCAAATGACGTGTCCACGCCGGGAATGGGCTTCAATAGTGACAATAATGTGGTCACTGTTTTTTGGCCTGATGGTCAGGAAGCTATCGGGCCGGACAGTAAACAACAGATCGCTGCGCGCCTTGTTGCGTTGATTGGCGAGCACCTGGACAGGGCTGCGGATTGA
- a CDS encoding thiol:disulfide interchange protein DsbA/DsbL codes for MIRTLGKVAFLAAVFALGAPASAETWEEGTHYQVLDTPVRTDGNGKIEVAEVFWYGCPHCYTFKPIVEAWEKGLADDVSFVMMPAALGRSWEPHARTYYALEAMGELDKVHDALFDALAGERRPLNTPEALADFVADYGVDAEAFLQNYESFGVNARMQQAQSKIRGARITGVPTMLVNGKYKVSASMAGGHEAVLEVVDYLIAKERGTGE; via the coding sequence ATGATCAGAACACTCGGAAAGGTGGCCTTCCTGGCAGCAGTTTTCGCGCTTGGCGCACCCGCCAGTGCTGAGACCTGGGAAGAGGGAACGCACTACCAGGTATTGGATACACCGGTGCGTACAGACGGTAACGGCAAGATCGAAGTGGCCGAGGTGTTCTGGTACGGGTGCCCCCATTGCTACACCTTCAAGCCAATTGTCGAGGCCTGGGAAAAAGGTCTGGCTGATGACGTGAGTTTTGTAATGATGCCTGCGGCCCTTGGCCGGTCCTGGGAACCTCACGCTCGCACATACTATGCCCTTGAGGCCATGGGAGAGCTCGACAAGGTCCACGATGCTCTTTTCGACGCCCTGGCCGGCGAGCGGCGCCCGCTGAATACGCCGGAAGCGCTGGCAGATTTCGTTGCCGACTATGGCGTGGACGCTGAAGCGTTTCTTCAGAATTACGAGAGCTTTGGTGTGAACGCCCGTATGCAACAGGCGCAATCGAAAATCCGCGGTGCGCGAATCACTGGCGTACCGACTATGCTGGTTAATGGCAAGTACAAGGTGAGCGCCTCCATGGCTGGCGGTCATGAGGCTGTTCTGGAGGTCGTTGATTACCTCATTGCCAAGGAGCGTGGAACAGGAGAATAG
- the dut gene encoding dUTP diphosphatase has translation MTRKKLQVRVLDDRIGNQIAFPAYATDGSAGLDLRACLDQPLTLEPGDTRLIKTGLSIHIDDPSLAAMILPRSGLGHKHGIVLGNLVGLIDSDYQGELMVSCWNRGQTTFTVEIGERIAQLVLVPVVQADFEVVSEFNASLRGEGGFGSTGSQ, from the coding sequence ATGACCAGAAAAAAACTGCAGGTGCGGGTGCTGGATGACCGCATCGGAAACCAGATCGCTTTTCCCGCCTATGCGACGGACGGTTCCGCGGGCCTTGATCTTCGAGCTTGCCTGGATCAGCCGCTGACTTTGGAGCCGGGCGATACCCGGCTGATAAAAACCGGCCTGTCCATTCACATTGACGATCCGTCTCTGGCAGCCATGATCCTGCCAAGAAGCGGCCTCGGCCATAAACATGGCATCGTGCTGGGGAACCTTGTCGGGCTGATTGATTCGGATTACCAGGGCGAGCTGATGGTTTCTTGCTGGAACCGGGGCCAAACCACCTTCACTGTCGAGATTGGCGAGCGCATTGCCCAACTGGTGCTGGTACCGGTCGTTCAGGCGGATTTTGAGGTTGTCTCAGAGTTCAATGCCAGCCTGCGCGGTGAGGGCGGTTTTGGTTCAACAGGTTCGCAGTGA
- a CDS encoding endonuclease/exonuclease/phosphatase family protein, whose translation MYKRIRKQLTGIVRSANEPRGACSGSDHVPEFEPHRHIRLLTFNIQVGIHTASYRHYLTRSWQHILPHRRRIENLDRIAHLIRNYDVIALQECDGGSLRSGYINQVQYLAEAASIPYWYQQLNRNLGQIAQHSNGLLSRFRPLDVTEHKLPGLIPGRGAIIARYGSADDPLVLVLMHLSLSKAAQQRQLGYIREQIADYRHVVLMGDMNNHAEELLTQTPLKETDLVPLPDTAHSFPSWRPEKALDHILVSPSLEIRRSEVVSYPVSDHLPIALDVALPKGYLETF comes from the coding sequence ATGTACAAACGAATCCGAAAACAGCTTACTGGTATTGTCAGGTCGGCCAATGAACCACGTGGAGCCTGCTCAGGGTCGGATCATGTGCCGGAATTCGAGCCCCATCGTCACATTCGCCTTCTGACTTTCAATATTCAGGTCGGCATCCACACCGCCTCTTATCGCCACTATCTGACCCGAAGCTGGCAGCACATTCTGCCCCACCGTCGCCGGATCGAAAATCTTGATCGTATCGCCCACCTGATTCGCAATTACGACGTCATTGCTCTTCAGGAGTGTGATGGAGGCAGTCTGCGTAGTGGCTATATCAATCAGGTGCAGTACCTTGCCGAAGCGGCAAGCATTCCGTACTGGTACCAGCAGCTTAACCGAAACCTTGGCCAGATTGCCCAGCACAGTAATGGTCTTCTGAGCCGTTTTCGTCCGCTGGATGTTACCGAGCACAAATTGCCAGGCCTTATTCCCGGACGCGGTGCAATTATCGCCCGCTACGGTTCCGCAGATGATCCGTTGGTGCTCGTGCTTATGCATCTCTCGCTCAGCAAGGCAGCACAGCAAAGGCAGCTGGGCTATATCAGGGAGCAGATAGCGGACTATCGGCACGTCGTGCTGATGGGTGATATGAACAATCACGCGGAGGAGTTGCTGACGCAGACGCCGCTGAAGGAAACGGATCTTGTTCCGCTGCCGGATACGGCGCACAGTTTCCCGAGCTGGCGCCCCGAGAAGGCGCTGGATCATATTCTGGTCAGTCCTTCGCTGGAAATCCGGCGCTCGGAAGTGGTGAGTTATCCGGTATCGGATCACTTGCCAATTGCCCTGGATGTGGCGCTGCCCAAGGGATATCTGGAAACCTTTTAG
- the rpmG gene encoding 50S ribosomal protein L33 — translation MREKIKLVSSAGTGHFYTTKKNKRNTPEKIEIKKYDPVVRKHVAYKEAKIK, via the coding sequence ATGCGCGAGAAAATCAAGCTGGTATCTTCAGCAGGCACTGGTCACTTCTACACGACCAAAAAGAACAAGCGTAACACTCCGGAAAAGATCGAGATCAAAAAGTACGATCCGGTTGTCCGCAAGCATGTTGCGTACAAGGAAGCCAAGATCAAGTAA
- the radC gene encoding RadC family protein has product MPNPEWPTDERPRERLLNHGAPTLSDAELLAIFLRTGTAGVPVMAMARSLIDDFGGLRGLMTASQSRFCHVKGLGTAKYAQVQAAMEMARRVMDEPLRQGDPLRSPEDTRRFLTSRLGTFPHEVFAGLFLDNRHRIIHYRELFRGTIDGAAVYPREVVRQALEDNAAAVIFAHNHPSGVAEPSQADISLTRRLKDALALVDIRVLDHMVVGHGEVISLAERGLM; this is encoded by the coding sequence ATGCCCAATCCCGAATGGCCCACGGACGAACGTCCGCGGGAACGCTTACTGAACCATGGGGCGCCGACCCTCTCCGATGCCGAACTCCTGGCAATCTTCCTGCGCACCGGCACCGCCGGTGTGCCCGTGATGGCGATGGCCAGGTCATTGATTGATGACTTTGGCGGCCTCAGAGGGCTAATGACTGCATCCCAAAGCCGATTTTGCCATGTAAAAGGGCTTGGCACCGCCAAATACGCTCAGGTACAGGCCGCCATGGAAATGGCGAGGCGCGTCATGGACGAACCCCTGCGCCAGGGTGACCCGCTGCGCTCACCGGAAGACACCCGTCGCTTTCTGACCAGTCGCCTAGGCACTTTCCCCCACGAGGTATTCGCAGGCCTGTTCCTCGACAACCGACACCGTATCATCCACTACCGGGAGCTGTTTCGCGGCACCATTGATGGCGCCGCGGTTTACCCCAGAGAAGTGGTACGCCAGGCACTGGAAGATAATGCTGCAGCGGTTATCTTTGCCCACAACCACCCCTCCGGCGTCGCGGAGCCCAGCCAGGCAGACATTTCCCTCACCCGCAGACTGAAAGACGCACTCGCCCTTGTCGACATCAGGGTTCTTGACCATATGGTTGTGGGGCACGGTGAGGTAATATCACTGGCTGAACGGGGGCTAATGTAA
- a CDS encoding coniferyl aldehyde dehydrogenase, with protein MGATVVQLTESKKQIQHTHRVFDDQKSAFRNNPMPSLTERQENLKRLKRALLTNQDRLLEAIDRDFSCRSRDESLIAEVMPSIQGINYTLKNLNDWMKPSKRHVSLLFQPASNKVHYQPKGVVGVIVPWNYPLYLAVGPLVASLAAGNRTMIKMSEYTPHTSALFKEIIEASFPEELVSVITGEADVAADFSSRPFDHLLFTGSTSVGKLVMRAAAENLTPVTLELGGKSPAIVSPDVPMEDAAQRIAFGKAFNAGQTCVAPDYVLCPADRTQAFVDEFRTRFSEMYPSLRDNDDYTAIINERQYERLQSYIEDARTKGAEIIEINPARENLKDGTRKIPLTLILNTTPDMKVMQDEIFGPLLPVVSYGGLDEAIHYINDRPRPLALYFFGYDRAEQQRVVDKTHSGGMCINDALMHVAQDDLPFGGIGDSGMGHYHGREGFLTFSHHRAIFAKQKFNSGKFVYAPHGTAAHKMVYKFFIR; from the coding sequence ATGGGAGCCACTGTCGTCCAGCTTACCGAGAGCAAAAAGCAAATCCAGCACACCCACAGGGTCTTCGACGATCAGAAAAGCGCATTTCGCAACAATCCGATGCCGTCCCTGACCGAACGACAGGAAAACCTGAAGCGATTAAAGCGAGCCCTCCTGACCAACCAGGACCGACTGCTGGAAGCTATTGATCGCGATTTCAGTTGCCGCTCCCGGGACGAGTCCCTGATCGCAGAGGTTATGCCTTCCATTCAGGGCATCAACTACACCCTGAAAAACCTCAACGACTGGATGAAGCCTTCGAAACGCCATGTCTCCCTGCTGTTTCAGCCAGCCAGCAACAAAGTCCACTATCAGCCCAAGGGTGTTGTCGGGGTGATAGTGCCCTGGAACTATCCGCTCTATCTCGCCGTCGGACCGCTGGTGGCTTCGCTCGCCGCTGGAAATCGCACAATGATCAAGATGTCTGAATACACGCCTCACACCTCGGCGTTATTCAAGGAAATCATTGAGGCCTCGTTCCCGGAAGAACTTGTGTCGGTCATTACCGGGGAGGCGGACGTCGCCGCAGACTTCTCTTCCCGGCCCTTTGACCACCTGCTGTTTACCGGCTCTACCTCAGTCGGAAAACTGGTCATGCGCGCTGCGGCAGAGAACCTGACACCGGTTACACTGGAACTGGGCGGTAAATCACCGGCCATCGTATCGCCGGATGTTCCCATGGAAGACGCGGCCCAGCGCATCGCCTTCGGCAAGGCCTTCAATGCCGGCCAGACCTGCGTTGCCCCAGATTACGTGCTCTGCCCGGCCGACCGCACCCAGGCGTTCGTCGACGAGTTCCGTACCCGCTTTTCGGAAATGTACCCGAGCCTGCGTGACAACGATGACTACACCGCAATCATCAACGAGCGGCAATATGAGCGGTTGCAGAGCTACATTGAAGATGCCCGCACCAAAGGCGCCGAAATCATCGAGATAAATCCGGCGCGGGAAAACCTGAAGGACGGCACCCGAAAGATTCCCCTGACGTTGATCCTGAATACCACACCGGACATGAAAGTGATGCAGGACGAGATCTTCGGCCCACTGCTACCCGTTGTCAGCTATGGAGGTCTGGACGAAGCGATTCACTACATCAACGACCGCCCACGGCCACTGGCGCTGTATTTCTTTGGCTATGACAGAGCCGAGCAACAGCGTGTGGTGGACAAGACGCACTCCGGCGGCATGTGCATTAACGATGCACTGATGCATGTTGCTCAGGATGATTTGCCTTTCGGCGGCATCGGCGATTCCGGCATGGGCCACTATCATGGCCGGGAAGGCTTTTTGACCTTCTCCCACCACCGGGCCATCTTTGCCAAACAGAAGTTCAACAGTGGCAAATTTGTGTATGCACCGCACGGAACCGCAGCCCACAAGATGGTATATAAGTTCTTTATTCGTTAA
- the rpmB gene encoding 50S ribosomal protein L28 codes for MSRVCQVTGKRPVTGNNVSHAMNHTRRRFLPNLQNHRFWVESEKRFVKLRVSTKGMRIIDKNGIDAVLADLRARGEKF; via the coding sequence ATGTCCAGAGTTTGTCAGGTTACCGGTAAGCGTCCGGTCACCGGTAATAACGTTTCCCACGCGATGAACCACACTCGTCGTCGTTTTCTGCCGAATCTGCAGAACCACCGTTTCTGGGTTGAATCCGAGAAGCGTTTCGTGAAGCTGCGCGTATCCACCAAGGGCATGCGCATCATCGACAAAAATGGCATTGACGCTGTGCTGGCAGACCTTCGTGCCCGCGGCGAGAAATTTTAA